In one window of Paenarthrobacter nicotinovorans DNA:
- a CDS encoding LuxR C-terminal-related transcriptional regulator, whose product MTGQDHRPRHFPPGWDEQPSGLPDDAPGEAPGPELPGQPAAVQELLLALSLGFSLHSLLPGSLEHREDLDSVIHVAKDAGLISPDGSVVGTVHYALLSSTAPARIRALQRELVDRTAAEGRPLGDVARQLAQNGFQDPRIVAELERAAEGVLDSEPGLAAELYAEALLAGGQETTTAARRAQAAAALGDLDTAGRIVDRLLATPEAPHIRLGVDVAAAVWAQRGMLSRSADTYTWLGRDRIDGSAPLAAVAMIGSGNVAGAGQLAAAASPEGSPTLLAVALSLTQQGLRQTLGPTPQIALPELIRASDMMNAAGTSIPLVETPAALAALCALHTGEAGIADMVLKAALAAGQGGNTARPRLFLLQAWTAMQQDNPDEARLAINEALKANHWPLAPRDDFLLAALDVGLARRGSEVHELLLAWERAREAMMHVSVDLFSLLPWGELMIAAARLRETRRVGHYLDGVWHFVGRLGDAPLWSVPLHWAGVQAALLSESPAELAPHAAALVRASEHSHLASVLAAAGKAWVSVLAARFEASDVETAARGLASVGLPWEGARLAGHAAAHAEERRDMVRLLACARDIHPQGVSPSAPPPERAGASQADVSLHALAGEYGSPGVQDSSGLSPREREVARLILEGKTYREIGEAIYISPRTAEHHVARMRRRLGAENRSELLVRLRLALGEGYPPP is encoded by the coding sequence ATGACGGGACAGGACCACCGGCCGCGGCATTTTCCGCCCGGGTGGGATGAGCAGCCGTCCGGCCTCCCGGACGACGCCCCGGGAGAGGCGCCGGGCCCTGAACTGCCCGGTCAGCCCGCCGCAGTCCAGGAGTTGCTGCTGGCGCTGTCCTTGGGTTTTTCCCTCCACTCCCTTCTGCCCGGCAGCCTTGAACACCGCGAAGACCTGGACTCGGTCATCCACGTGGCAAAGGACGCCGGGCTGATATCGCCTGATGGATCAGTGGTTGGGACCGTCCACTATGCCTTGCTCTCGAGCACAGCGCCGGCGCGCATCCGGGCCCTGCAGAGGGAACTGGTGGACAGGACCGCGGCAGAGGGCCGTCCCTTGGGCGACGTTGCCCGGCAGCTTGCGCAGAACGGGTTCCAGGATCCACGGATCGTCGCGGAGCTGGAGCGTGCCGCGGAGGGGGTTCTGGACTCCGAGCCCGGCCTGGCGGCCGAACTCTATGCAGAAGCACTTCTCGCCGGAGGACAGGAGACCACCACCGCGGCCAGGCGGGCGCAGGCAGCGGCGGCCTTGGGCGATCTGGACACTGCCGGCAGGATAGTGGACCGGCTCCTGGCAACGCCGGAGGCCCCTCACATCCGCCTGGGAGTTGACGTTGCTGCGGCTGTTTGGGCACAGCGGGGCATGCTCTCCCGGAGCGCGGACACGTACACCTGGCTGGGGCGGGACAGGATCGACGGTTCGGCGCCCCTTGCAGCCGTGGCCATGATTGGTTCAGGCAACGTTGCGGGCGCCGGTCAGTTGGCGGCTGCTGCCTCGCCGGAGGGCTCACCTACACTCCTGGCTGTGGCTCTGTCATTGACCCAGCAGGGACTTCGTCAAACACTGGGACCCACGCCACAAATCGCACTGCCGGAGCTCATCAGGGCCTCCGACATGATGAACGCGGCCGGCACGTCGATTCCCCTTGTGGAGACACCGGCGGCCCTTGCCGCGCTGTGCGCCCTCCACACCGGGGAAGCCGGCATCGCCGATATGGTCCTCAAGGCAGCGCTTGCCGCCGGACAGGGCGGCAATACGGCCCGTCCCAGGCTGTTCCTGTTGCAGGCCTGGACCGCCATGCAGCAGGACAACCCGGACGAAGCCCGCTTGGCCATCAACGAAGCATTGAAAGCGAACCACTGGCCCTTGGCGCCCAGGGATGATTTCCTGCTTGCTGCGTTGGATGTCGGTTTGGCACGCCGGGGCAGCGAAGTCCACGAGCTGCTGCTGGCGTGGGAGCGGGCCCGCGAGGCAATGATGCATGTGTCAGTGGACCTGTTCAGTCTCCTGCCCTGGGGAGAGCTAATGATCGCCGCCGCACGGTTGCGGGAGACCCGCCGGGTGGGGCATTACCTGGACGGTGTCTGGCACTTCGTTGGCCGCCTGGGGGATGCCCCATTATGGTCGGTGCCCCTGCATTGGGCTGGAGTGCAGGCAGCCCTTCTTAGCGAAAGTCCGGCCGAACTCGCTCCCCACGCTGCTGCGCTGGTGCGTGCCTCCGAACACAGCCACCTGGCGTCCGTGCTCGCTGCAGCGGGCAAAGCCTGGGTTTCGGTCCTGGCCGCACGGTTTGAAGCGTCCGACGTCGAAACCGCCGCCCGTGGTTTGGCCTCGGTCGGATTGCCCTGGGAAGGCGCACGGCTGGCCGGCCATGCCGCTGCGCACGCCGAAGAGCGGCGGGACATGGTGCGGCTCCTTGCCTGTGCCCGGGACATCCACCCCCAGGGGGTTTCCCCATCGGCCCCGCCTCCGGAGCGGGCCGGCGCTTCACAAGCTGACGTCTCCTTGCATGCACTTGCCGGGGAGTACGGGAGTCCGGGGGTTCAGGATTCATCCGGGCTCAGCCCCAGGGAGCGCGAGGTCGCCCGGCTCATCCTGGAAGGCAAGACCTACCGCGAGATCGGCGAGGCCATCTACATCTCGCCCCGCACCGCGGAACACCATGTGGCGCGCATGCGGCGTCGCCTGGGAGCGGAAAACCGTTCAGAGCTGCTGGTCCGCCTGCGCCTGGCGTTGGGGGAGGGGTACCCCCCTCCGTAA
- a CDS encoding Hsp70 family protein, which produces MSYVLAIDVGTSYTAAALIKPGRSAAPTPEILPLGIHGSTVPSVLFYADDGRILVGEAAERRGLDDPRRMVREFKRRIGDSVPLAVGEGWMSPEDVYATMARWVVDRAEEREGSLPSSIIMTHPAAWGAHRTSTVLAALNVAGLHDVTLISEPVAAALHYATQTRVEDGSTIAVYDLGGGTFDTAVLRKAGAGSFELLGRPDGIETLGGADFDAAVLRHVMGHLGDALEGLEPEAPESKAALSRLRRECREAKEALSMDSEASIAVALPGTQRTLRLVRSEFEALIEASIRETVHALERSLRSIHLEPGDLSTVLLIGGSSRIPLVAEMISVELDRPIAVDADPKSSICLGAAVAGLGTATAADLEAAEAEAAPATVMEGRGVAKRAKTARPHVAGSRPHLGAVKAAVAPGGAHRSHVRLAAAAVAAATALTIATATAAQSPEGSGILASMFGNQAADVMRGDGSPVAAAQANGGGDAAPGAAPAVGGPTAGLEASARAGVTRAGTGTGKSPARSGSTGNGSGAGSGAAQGQTAGTGGAGSAAGTGGTGGAGSAAGTGGTGGAGNAAGTGGAATTGGAATGTTTPETPGSGSSNPPAATPTPEPTGGAASGPTPPPATTPPTVPPPVTDPSTPPVIPTDPVTPSPVPTVPQPEPTVTQDPAPPSPEPTVQPEPTIPPATVAPEPLPTETSPAPDPALTPAV; this is translated from the coding sequence ATGAGCTATGTTCTCGCCATTGATGTCGGGACAAGTTACACCGCCGCAGCTCTTATCAAGCCTGGGCGGAGCGCCGCACCCACGCCTGAAATCCTGCCCCTTGGGATCCATGGAAGCACTGTGCCTTCGGTGCTTTTCTACGCGGACGACGGCCGGATATTGGTGGGCGAGGCGGCTGAACGCCGGGGCCTGGACGATCCCCGGCGGATGGTCAGGGAATTCAAGCGCCGCATAGGCGACTCCGTTCCACTCGCTGTGGGTGAGGGCTGGATGTCGCCCGAGGACGTGTACGCCACCATGGCTCGATGGGTGGTGGACAGGGCCGAAGAGCGGGAGGGGAGCCTGCCGTCGTCGATCATCATGACGCACCCCGCAGCGTGGGGCGCGCACCGTACCTCGACGGTCCTCGCCGCGTTGAACGTTGCGGGCCTGCACGATGTCACCCTGATCAGCGAACCCGTTGCCGCCGCCCTGCACTACGCCACCCAAACCCGCGTGGAGGACGGCAGCACCATCGCCGTGTATGACCTTGGCGGCGGAACGTTCGATACCGCGGTCCTGCGCAAGGCGGGCGCTGGCAGCTTCGAACTCCTGGGCCGTCCCGACGGCATTGAAACCCTTGGCGGCGCCGATTTCGACGCCGCCGTTCTGCGCCACGTCATGGGTCACCTCGGGGACGCCTTGGAGGGACTCGAGCCGGAGGCGCCGGAAAGCAAGGCAGCGTTATCCAGGCTGCGGCGGGAGTGCCGCGAAGCCAAGGAAGCGCTGTCCATGGACAGCGAGGCCAGTATCGCCGTCGCGCTGCCGGGAACCCAGCGGACCCTGCGGCTGGTGCGGTCCGAGTTCGAGGCCCTGATCGAGGCGTCCATCCGGGAAACCGTGCACGCTCTCGAGCGGAGCCTGCGCAGCATCCACCTTGAGCCCGGGGACCTGAGTACCGTGCTGCTCATCGGCGGTTCGTCCCGCATTCCCTTGGTGGCGGAAATGATTTCGGTGGAACTGGACCGTCCGATCGCCGTCGATGCCGATCCCAAGTCGTCCATCTGCCTTGGCGCCGCTGTCGCGGGTCTGGGTACCGCAACTGCAGCAGACCTGGAAGCGGCCGAAGCTGAGGCTGCCCCGGCGACGGTGATGGAAGGACGTGGCGTTGCCAAGCGGGCAAAGACTGCGCGGCCGCACGTCGCCGGCTCCAGGCCCCACCTCGGTGCCGTCAAAGCCGCGGTCGCTCCCGGGGGCGCACACCGCTCCCACGTCCGCCTGGCCGCAGCGGCGGTCGCAGCAGCAACTGCGCTGACCATTGCCACCGCCACGGCGGCGCAGAGCCCTGAAGGCAGCGGCATTCTGGCGTCCATGTTCGGAAACCAGGCTGCCGACGTCATGCGCGGCGACGGCTCGCCGGTTGCCGCAGCCCAAGCCAACGGCGGGGGCGATGCCGCCCCGGGTGCGGCACCGGCAGTGGGAGGTCCGACGGCGGGACTTGAGGCCAGTGCCCGCGCAGGAGTGACGCGGGCGGGGACCGGGACCGGAAAGAGCCCGGCACGGTCGGGAAGCACGGGAAACGGCTCAGGTGCGGGATCGGGGGCTGCCCAAGGCCAGACAGCCGGTACCGGCGGAGCAGGCAGTGCGGCCGGGACAGGCGGTACCGGCGGAGCAGGCAGTGCGGCCGGGACAGGCGGTACCGGCGGAGCAGGCAACGCGGCCGGGACAGGCGGGGCTGCCACTACAGGCGGGGCTGCCACTGGAACCACGACGCCGGAGACTCCCGGAAGCGGCTCCAGCAACCCTCCGGCGGCGACGCCCACCCCGGAGCCTACAGGCGGGGCCGCCAGCGGACCCACACCACCACCGGCAACGACGCCACCCACTGTGCCGCCGCCGGTAACCGATCCTTCCACGCCACCTGTCATACCGACGGACCCGGTTACCCCATCGCCGGTACCCACGGTGCCGCAGCCAGAACCCACAGTGACCCAGGACCCTGCTCCACCGTCGCCTGAACCAACAGTGCAGCCCGAGCCCACTATCCCGCCGGCCACTGTCGCCCCGGAGCCCCTGCCAACAGAAACAAGTCCGGCCCCGGATCCAGCACTGACTCCGGCGGTCTGA
- the ccsB gene encoding c-type cytochrome biogenesis protein CcsB: MPAINETLGQYSELFMLLAAGTYTVAFIAFAWDLAKSSKTFQAVDLKAAARSTSEKVSVAAGRVGAALSGPDAGGPAGRAERPTSGPTHAGGTAAGDMRYTAERRVPARVAVALTVLGVLIHGAGVVTRALGAGRVPWGNMYEFLTTGAFVAVAVFLITLIRRDLRFLGTFVLGLAIIMLVAASVSFWTPVGHLVPALQSYWLIIHVSIAVLSSALFTLTFAMSVLQLLQSYRQKNLAAGRADNLAFMRVVPNALSLENLSYRINAIAFIGWTFTLMFGAIWAEKAWGRFWGWDPKEVWTFVIWVVYAGYLHARATRGWTGTRAAWLSIVGYACVIINFTLVNTVFNGLHSYSGL; encoded by the coding sequence ATGCCAGCCATCAACGAAACCCTGGGCCAGTACAGCGAGCTGTTCATGCTGTTGGCCGCCGGCACGTACACCGTGGCGTTCATCGCCTTTGCCTGGGATCTGGCGAAGAGCAGCAAGACCTTCCAGGCAGTGGATTTGAAGGCAGCAGCCAGGTCCACCAGCGAAAAGGTCAGCGTTGCAGCCGGTCGCGTTGGGGCTGCCCTGTCAGGTCCCGACGCCGGCGGGCCGGCCGGCCGGGCCGAGCGTCCGACGTCGGGCCCCACCCATGCAGGCGGGACTGCGGCAGGCGACATGCGGTACACGGCCGAACGGCGCGTTCCCGCTCGCGTGGCAGTGGCCTTGACGGTGCTTGGCGTGCTGATTCACGGCGCAGGAGTGGTGACCCGGGCATTGGGCGCCGGCCGCGTGCCGTGGGGCAACATGTATGAATTCCTCACCACGGGCGCTTTCGTTGCCGTGGCCGTCTTCCTGATCACGCTGATCCGCCGCGACCTGCGGTTCCTCGGCACGTTCGTGCTGGGCTTGGCTATCATCATGCTGGTGGCTGCGTCGGTGTCCTTCTGGACCCCGGTTGGCCACCTGGTCCCCGCATTGCAGAGCTACTGGCTCATCATCCACGTCTCCATCGCGGTCCTGTCATCCGCTTTGTTCACCCTGACCTTCGCCATGTCCGTCCTGCAGTTGCTGCAGTCGTACCGGCAGAAGAACCTGGCGGCCGGCCGCGCAGACAACCTGGCCTTCATGCGCGTGGTTCCCAACGCCCTGAGCCTGGAGAACCTGTCCTACCGCATCAACGCGATCGCGTTCATTGGCTGGACGTTCACGCTCATGTTCGGCGCGATCTGGGCCGAGAAGGCCTGGGGCCGGTTCTGGGGCTGGGATCCCAAGGAAGTCTGGACCTTCGTGATCTGGGTTGTCTACGCAGGCTACCTGCACGCCCGTGCCACCCGTGGTTGGACAGGCACCCGTGCAGCGTGGTTGTCAATCGTCGGATACGCCTGCGTCATCATCAACTTCACGTTGGTAAATACCGTTTTCAACGGCTTGCATTCCTACTCCGGCCTCTAA
- the resB gene encoding cytochrome c biogenesis protein ResB produces MSESVKAKKKSPAAEGATTAEGKLQQAKSEAAVPVLGFKGMLRWAWTQLTSMRTALFLLLLLAVGAVPGSLFPQRAANPVTVTEWIKNNPATGPFLDALQMFDVYSSAWFSAIYILLFISLIGCVTPRAIAHYKAMKSQPPRTPKRLSRLPEYGTLALPADAGIPASKAINDAAGLLKKRGYRVDVRDVDGALPSLGAERGFLKEVGNLVFHTSLIGVLVSVAIGGLFGYSGQRILVEGETFVNTLVGYDQFTPGTNFQSSSLQPYSVRLDKFQATFDRESPKKTGQPIDYTAEVTTKEDPGAPEQKEVLKVNDPISLGGTSLYLTGNGYAPVVTVRDGDGNVAFQGPVTAKVQGANYYSSVVIKVPDGTPDQLGFNGFFLPTAFESEQGISFSADPALANPQLNLDSYYGDLGLDEGTPQNVFELDVKNLTQLNGRKLEAGGIVLGLGQTATLPEGKGSITFDSVKKYIGVDIHHNPGQLYALIFGLLAVGGLMVSLYVNRRRVWVRTGTHQDGRTMVEYGLLARGEDHRLAGEAAALREIFAREWNLPESPEPPAPRTVSSSTSKDQ; encoded by the coding sequence ATGAGCGAGTCCGTGAAAGCCAAGAAGAAGTCACCAGCCGCTGAAGGCGCCACCACAGCGGAAGGAAAACTCCAGCAGGCCAAGTCTGAGGCCGCGGTACCCGTGCTCGGATTCAAGGGCATGCTCAGGTGGGCCTGGACCCAGTTGACGAGCATGCGTACAGCGCTGTTCCTGCTTCTCTTGCTGGCCGTCGGTGCAGTGCCGGGTTCGCTGTTCCCGCAGCGCGCCGCCAACCCTGTCACGGTCACTGAGTGGATCAAGAACAACCCTGCAACCGGGCCGTTCCTGGATGCCCTCCAGATGTTCGACGTCTATTCGTCCGCCTGGTTCTCGGCCATCTACATTCTGCTGTTCATTTCGCTGATCGGCTGCGTGACCCCCCGCGCCATTGCGCACTACAAAGCCATGAAGTCGCAGCCGCCGCGCACTCCCAAGCGCCTTTCGCGGCTTCCGGAGTACGGCACCCTGGCGCTGCCCGCCGACGCCGGGATCCCGGCGTCGAAAGCCATCAACGATGCCGCCGGGCTGCTCAAGAAGCGCGGTTACCGCGTTGATGTACGCGACGTCGACGGCGCCCTGCCGTCCTTGGGCGCCGAGCGGGGCTTCCTGAAGGAAGTGGGCAACCTGGTGTTCCACACCTCGTTGATCGGCGTGCTGGTGTCCGTGGCCATCGGCGGCCTGTTCGGATACAGCGGCCAGCGCATCCTGGTCGAAGGCGAAACTTTCGTCAACACCCTGGTTGGCTATGACCAGTTCACCCCGGGCACCAACTTCCAAAGCAGCTCGCTTCAGCCGTACTCGGTCCGTTTGGACAAGTTCCAGGCAACGTTCGACCGGGAGTCGCCCAAGAAGACCGGCCAGCCGATCGACTACACGGCCGAGGTCACCACCAAGGAAGACCCAGGCGCGCCCGAGCAGAAGGAAGTGCTGAAGGTCAACGACCCCATTTCCCTGGGCGGAACAAGCCTGTACCTCACGGGCAACGGCTACGCACCCGTGGTCACGGTCCGGGACGGCGACGGCAACGTGGCTTTCCAAGGTCCCGTCACCGCGAAGGTCCAGGGGGCCAACTACTACTCGTCCGTGGTCATCAAGGTCCCGGACGGCACTCCCGACCAGCTTGGCTTCAACGGCTTCTTCCTGCCGACCGCCTTCGAGTCGGAACAAGGAATCTCCTTCAGTGCCGACCCCGCTTTGGCCAACCCGCAGTTGAACCTGGATTCCTACTACGGCGACCTGGGCCTGGATGAGGGAACGCCCCAGAATGTCTTTGAACTGGACGTCAAGAACCTTACCCAGCTGAACGGGCGCAAGCTTGAGGCCGGCGGCATCGTGCTCGGTTTGGGCCAGACCGCAACTCTGCCCGAGGGTAAGGGAAGCATCACCTTCGACAGTGTTAAGAAGTACATCGGCGTTGACATCCACCACAACCCCGGCCAGCTGTACGCCCTTATCTTCGGCCTGCTGGCGGTGGGTGGCCTGATGGTTTCCCTTTACGTCAACCGCCGCCGGGTCTGGGTCCGCACCGGAACCCACCAGGACGGGCGCACCATGGTGGAGTACGGCTTGCTGGCACGCGGTGAAGACCACCGCCTCGCCGGAGAAGCCGCAGCACTGCGTGAAATCTTTGCCCGCGAATGGAACCTCCCGGAATCACCGGAGCCTCCCGCACCTCGAACCGTCTCTTCCTCAACCTCGAAGGACCAGTAA
- a CDS encoding cytochrome c biogenesis CcdA family protein has translation MNSPFAETILNGSLLLAVPVALLAGLVSFLSPCVLPLVPGYLGYVTGLTGVDLQKQRRGRMLAGIGLFVLGFSVIFVLLGGAFGQLGTLLTGPQNAWITQLLGLLVIVMGVVFMGGFGWLQRDAKIHAKPPAGLWGAPLLGLTFGLGWAPCIGPTYSAVQLLSLSGGSSAAKGALLAFIYSLGLGIPFLLIALAVRRGMGVMSFFRKHRLAIQRIGGGILILLGILMATGVWGQWVTGLQYWFQNDVKLPI, from the coding sequence GTGAACAGTCCTTTCGCCGAGACCATCCTCAACGGTTCCCTTCTGCTGGCCGTGCCGGTCGCATTGCTGGCCGGGCTGGTTTCGTTCCTCTCGCCGTGCGTGCTGCCGTTGGTACCCGGGTACCTGGGGTACGTCACCGGGCTGACCGGCGTCGACCTGCAAAAGCAGCGGCGTGGCCGGATGCTGGCGGGGATCGGGCTGTTTGTCCTCGGATTCTCCGTAATTTTCGTGCTCCTGGGCGGCGCCTTCGGCCAGCTCGGGACGCTGCTGACGGGCCCGCAGAACGCCTGGATCACGCAGCTGCTGGGCCTTCTGGTGATCGTCATGGGCGTCGTGTTCATGGGCGGCTTCGGCTGGCTTCAGCGTGATGCCAAGATCCACGCCAAACCGCCGGCCGGACTGTGGGGTGCGCCGCTGCTTGGACTCACGTTCGGTTTGGGCTGGGCACCATGCATTGGCCCGACCTACTCCGCGGTACAGTTGCTGAGCTTGTCCGGCGGATCGTCGGCGGCCAAAGGTGCGCTCCTGGCGTTCATCTACAGCCTTGGCCTGGGCATCCCGTTCCTCCTGATCGCTCTGGCCGTCCGCCGGGGCATGGGTGTCATGTCCTTCTTCCGCAAGCACCGTTTGGCCATCCAGCGGATCGGCGGAGGCATCCTGATTTTGCTCGGCATCCTGATGGCCACCGGTGTGTGGGGCCAGTGGGTGACCGGGTTGCAGTACTGGTTCCAAAATGACGTGAAGTTGCCAATCTGA
- a CDS encoding TlpA family protein disulfide reductase, whose amino-acid sequence MDNNLSRRGVLTAGGVLLAGLTMGLSACAQKDSLAEQAKAGDNKNYVAGDGSVTEFAKADRAAPVALKGTLFNGNEVKPEDLKGKVTVLNFWFAACAPCRIEAPQLEALHQEFKDQGVQFFGVNLRDEKATAEAFDKTFNLTYPSFNDKDGSVLLSVSGIVPPGAVPTTLVLDKEGKVASRVLGEIEKSTLKALITSAVGE is encoded by the coding sequence ATGGACAACAACCTTTCACGTCGAGGCGTTCTTACCGCCGGCGGTGTCCTGCTGGCGGGACTGACCATGGGACTTTCCGCGTGCGCCCAGAAGGACTCCCTTGCGGAGCAGGCAAAGGCGGGCGACAACAAGAACTACGTGGCCGGCGACGGCTCGGTGACGGAATTCGCCAAAGCCGACCGTGCAGCGCCCGTAGCCCTCAAGGGCACCCTGTTCAACGGAAATGAGGTCAAGCCCGAGGACCTCAAGGGCAAGGTCACGGTCCTGAACTTCTGGTTTGCTGCGTGCGCTCCCTGCCGGATCGAAGCGCCGCAGCTTGAAGCGCTGCACCAGGAATTCAAGGACCAGGGCGTCCAGTTCTTCGGCGTGAACCTCCGCGATGAAAAGGCCACCGCTGAGGCCTTCGACAAGACGTTCAACCTCACCTACCCGAGCTTCAACGACAAGGACGGGTCCGTGCTGCTGTCCGTGTCCGGCATCGTCCCGCCCGGTGCCGTCCCCACAACCCTGGTCCTTGATAAGGAAGGCAAAGTTGCCTCCCGCGTGCTTGGCGAGATTGAAAAGAGCACCTTGAAGGCCCTCATCACCTCAGCCGTGGGCGAGTAG
- a CDS encoding histidine phosphatase family protein: MPQATVHLLRHGEVHNPDGVLYGRLPEFHLSERGREMARMLADHFVARAADGAKIVHLVASPLTRAQETAMPTAEALNLEITVEPRIIEAENHFQGLHPTKSEFLKPKHWFYFRNPMRPSWGEPYKEQAARVLAAVEDARVKAIELGGDGAEAILVSHQLPIWSTRLTAEGRRLAHDPRKRECTLTSLTSLTLDDDGRIIRVEYSEPAAALLPGAASTPGA, encoded by the coding sequence ATGCCCCAAGCAACTGTCCATCTGCTTCGCCATGGCGAGGTCCACAATCCCGACGGCGTCCTCTACGGTCGCCTGCCGGAGTTCCACCTCTCCGAGCGTGGCCGGGAGATGGCCCGTATGCTGGCCGACCACTTTGTTGCCCGCGCCGCCGACGGTGCGAAGATAGTCCATCTGGTGGCCTCTCCGTTGACGCGTGCCCAGGAGACGGCCATGCCGACGGCGGAAGCACTGAACCTCGAAATCACGGTCGAGCCGCGCATCATCGAAGCCGAGAACCACTTCCAGGGACTCCACCCCACAAAGAGCGAGTTCCTGAAGCCCAAGCACTGGTTCTACTTCCGGAATCCAATGCGGCCCTCCTGGGGCGAGCCGTACAAGGAGCAGGCAGCCCGCGTGCTGGCTGCAGTTGAGGATGCCCGCGTCAAGGCAATCGAACTTGGCGGGGACGGCGCCGAGGCCATCCTGGTCAGCCACCAGCTGCCGATCTGGTCAACACGGCTCACGGCTGAGGGCCGTCGCCTGGCGCACGATCCCCGTAAACGTGAATGCACTTTGACGTCGCTTACGTCCCTGACGCTCGACGACGACGGCCGGATTATCCGGGTTGAGTACAGCGAACCTGCCGCCGCGCTGCTTCCCGGTGCGGCCAGCACTCCGGGGGCATAG
- a CDS encoding YceI family protein, which yields MTLPASVTTGTWTLDASHSEIGFTVRHAGISKVRGQFKDASATLEVGETLTDSKVSATIQTASFDSGDVNRDGHVKGEDFFDVEKFPEITFVSRHVKANGNSFDLVGDLTIKGVTKEVSIETEFNGVAVDPFGNTRAGVSGETTISRKDFGLTWNAVLEAGGVLVSDKVVINLELAFIAPAAA from the coding sequence ATGACCCTCCCCGCTTCCGTCACCACCGGCACCTGGACCCTCGACGCTTCCCACAGCGAGATCGGCTTCACCGTCCGCCACGCAGGCATCAGCAAGGTCCGCGGCCAGTTCAAGGACGCTTCGGCCACTTTGGAGGTCGGCGAAACCCTGACGGACTCCAAGGTCTCCGCAACCATCCAGACCGCCAGCTTCGACTCCGGCGATGTCAACCGCGATGGCCACGTCAAGGGCGAAGACTTCTTCGACGTCGAGAAGTTCCCGGAAATCACCTTCGTGTCCCGCCACGTCAAGGCCAACGGAAACAGCTTCGACCTCGTGGGCGATCTCACAATCAAGGGCGTCACCAAGGAGGTCTCCATCGAGACCGAATTCAACGGCGTTGCAGTAGACCCGTTCGGCAACACCCGCGCAGGCGTCTCGGGTGAAACCACCATCAGCCGCAAGGACTTCGGCCTTACCTGGAACGCAGTCCTCGAAGCCGGTGGCGTTTTGGTCAGCGACAAGGTCGTTATCAACCTCGAACTCGCGTTCATCGCTCCGGCCGCAGCCTGA